A genomic window from Anthonomus grandis grandis chromosome 4, icAntGran1.3, whole genome shotgun sequence includes:
- the LOC126734872 gene encoding uncharacterized protein LOC126734872 isoform X2, whose protein sequence is MSKRFRDKNDHLRNGKKAKLEEEDFWEDELDEDAIDKAFEIATQQEVNIQNDVTYNTFKNPNGFACSTQAHIISTTTKSFSIKELELEVKKLRQENLEKEGEISVLRSKIKQSTNVVHLEQQKTTNEWREKLHATEKEVKAVKSELEFKNLEIVNLKQQLSAKQNMVKKINLETSINNTQQLAAQDLILRENFAGPSGYQKSIENKIKPIQRRKPIIEPIYALKSISPSSFICTPEDCHIIKSHSYRINRRNTIPYLQNQQNYNEDTFHHKCSKFNNKRITLENIYPEILTLVHTSSQEMNCESSSESVVKVFCVGLILLKDFMGYLEEYGSHLRTEDIQQADVNYVIQDVNGQLGTVSRQLGMEQSKIIEILSILLSCNRRIADFVCRDKLLKLPPKLKKYAILIPHRNGAVQNNFYFLNLVHGILQNIGKYRLTKQCSCFIKTIIKLLQNITNLETEIDMGVIARNNDLNNKIFKSIVFSRPDFDVIEQLSFILKSASQSKSLLNFLFNKHTEYELLKTGPKGVLNFNEDVCTFCVLTLLLENYINKSPKVPIQVCSNMLSFIYRTFKISHWIHHEMSQKVCSRGCSCVSQLYKLEIDLVYKEFSEFLREQVYKEDWTTFLKYEFVERVLYQMSFNNLELVEKYVMVFSHFKEIANSLENEVTNMQLNSREEPLKISPASFRKDF, encoded by the exons ATGTCCAAGAGATTCCGGGATAAGAATGATCATTTGAGAAATGGTAAAAAGGCAAAGTTGGAGGAGGAGGACTTCTGGGAGGATGAACTCGATGAAGATGCTATTGATAAGGCCTTTGAAATTGCTACtcag CAAGAAGTAAATATACAAAATGATGTCACATACAATACATTCAAAAATCCTAACGGCTTTGCTTGCTCTACCCAAGCACATATAATAAGcacaacaaccaaaagtttttCAATTAAGGAATTGGAGcttgaagtaaaaaaattaaggcaaGAAAATTTGGAGAAAGAAGGAGAGATTTCAGTGCTCAGAAGTAAAATCAAACAAAGCACTAATGTTGTACATTTGGAACAACAGAAAACCACAAATGAATGGAGAGAGAAATTACATGCTACAGAAAAAGAGGTTAAAGCTGTTAAAAGTGAATTAGAATTTAAG AATCTGGAAATCGTTAATTTGAAACAACAGCTAAGTGCAAAACAAAATatggttaagaaaattaatttagagaCCAGCATTAATAATACACAACAGTTGGCAGCACAAGATCTTATTCTAAGGGAAAATTTTGCAgg ACCATCAGGTTATCAGAAATCAattgagaataaaataaaacctattCAAAGGAGAAAACCAATTATAGAACCAA tatatgCTCTCAAGTCAATATCTCCAAGTAGCTTTATATGTACTCCAGAAGATTGCCACATAATAAAAAGCCACTCATACCGAATAAATCGACGAAACACAATTCCTTATTTACAAAACCAACAGAACTATAATGAAGATACCTTCCATCACAAATgctcaaaatttaataataaaaggataACGCTTGAAAATATTTACCCAGAAATTTTGACACTAGTTCACACATCTTCTCAGGAAATGAATTGTGAAAGTTCCTCTGAAAGTGTTGTTAAAGTATTTTGTGTAGGACTGATTTTGCTTAAAGATTTTATGGGTTATTTAGAAGAATATGGTTCACATTTAAGGACAGAAGATATTCAGCAAGCAGATGTGAATTATGTAATTCAAGATGTAAATGGCCAGTTAGGCACTGT TTCACGGCAACTTGGTATGGAACAGAGCAAAATAATAGAGATTTTGTCGATATTGCTTTCGTGTAATCGACGTATTGCAGATTTTGTTTGTAGAGATAAACTGTTGAAGTTACCAccaaagcttaaaaaatatgcaattctTATACCTCATCGAAATGGGGCAGTgcagaataatttttattttttaaatttagtgcACGGAATTTTACagaatattggaaaatat AGATTAACAAAACAATGTAGTTGttttatcaaaacaataataaaactactGCAGAATATAACAAATTTGGAAACTGAAATTGATAT gGGTGTCATTGCTagaaataatgatttaaataataaaatttttaaatccataGTATTTTCAAGGCCAGATTTTGATGTAATAGAgcaattatcatttatattaaaaagtgcatCACAGTCTAAAAgcttattaaactttttgtttaataagcATACAGAATATGAATTGCTAAAGACGGGACCAAAAGGCGTTCTTAATTTTAATGAAG atGTATGTACGTTTTGTGTTTTAACCCTCTTACTAGAAAACTACATAAATAAATCTCCTAAGGTGCCTATACAAGTATGCAGTAATATGTTAAGTTTCATCTATAGGACGTTTAAAATATCACATTGGATACACCACGAAATGAGCCAAAAAGT ATGTTCCCGGGGGTGTTCTTGTGTTTCtcaattatataaattagaaattgACCTAGTGTATAAAGAATTTAGTGAATTTCTAAGGGAACAGGTTTATAAGG aagattGGACCACATTTTTAAAGTATGAATTTGTGGAGAGAGTTTTATACCAGATGAGCTTTAATAACCTGGAATTGGTAGAAAAATATGTCATGGTATTTTCGCATTTCAAGGAAATAGCAAATTCTTTGGAAAATGAAG TGACCAATATGCAGCTGAATAGCCGTGAAGAACCACTGAAAATATCACCCGCCAGTTTCCGAAAAGATTTCTAA
- the LOC126734872 gene encoding uncharacterized protein LOC126734872 isoform X3 — protein sequence MSKRFRDKNDHLRNGKKAKLEEEDFWEDELDEDAIDKAFEIATQQEVNIQNDVTYNTFKNPNGFACSTQAHIISTTTKSFSIKELELEVKKLRQENLEKEGEISVLRSKIKQSTNVVHLEQQKTTNEWREKLHATEKEVKAVKSELEFKNLEIVNLKQQLSAKQNMVKKINLETSINNTQQLAAQDLILRENFAGPSGYQKSIENKIKPIQRRKPIIEPIYALKSISPSSFICTPEDCHIIKSHSYRINRRNTIPYLQNQQNYNEDTFHHKCSKFNNKRITLENIYPEILTLVHTSSQEMNCESSSESVVKVFCVGLILLKDFMGYLEEYGSHLRTEDIQQADVNYVIQDVNGQLGTVSRQLGMEQSKIIEILSILLSCNRRIADFVCRDKLLKLPPKLKKYAILIPHRNGAVQNNFYFLNLVHGILQNIGKYRLTKQCSCFIKTIIKLLQNITNLETEIDMGVIARNNDLNNKIFKSIVFSRPDFDVIEQLSFILKSASQSKSLLNFLFNKHTEYELLKTGPKGVLNFNEGFPKDPTLTHSDKHVAPRYPPQARTHVRSQ from the exons ATGTCCAAGAGATTCCGGGATAAGAATGATCATTTGAGAAATGGTAAAAAGGCAAAGTTGGAGGAGGAGGACTTCTGGGAGGATGAACTCGATGAAGATGCTATTGATAAGGCCTTTGAAATTGCTACtcag CAAGAAGTAAATATACAAAATGATGTCACATACAATACATTCAAAAATCCTAACGGCTTTGCTTGCTCTACCCAAGCACATATAATAAGcacaacaaccaaaagtttttCAATTAAGGAATTGGAGcttgaagtaaaaaaattaaggcaaGAAAATTTGGAGAAAGAAGGAGAGATTTCAGTGCTCAGAAGTAAAATCAAACAAAGCACTAATGTTGTACATTTGGAACAACAGAAAACCACAAATGAATGGAGAGAGAAATTACATGCTACAGAAAAAGAGGTTAAAGCTGTTAAAAGTGAATTAGAATTTAAG AATCTGGAAATCGTTAATTTGAAACAACAGCTAAGTGCAAAACAAAATatggttaagaaaattaatttagagaCCAGCATTAATAATACACAACAGTTGGCAGCACAAGATCTTATTCTAAGGGAAAATTTTGCAgg ACCATCAGGTTATCAGAAATCAattgagaataaaataaaacctattCAAAGGAGAAAACCAATTATAGAACCAA tatatgCTCTCAAGTCAATATCTCCAAGTAGCTTTATATGTACTCCAGAAGATTGCCACATAATAAAAAGCCACTCATACCGAATAAATCGACGAAACACAATTCCTTATTTACAAAACCAACAGAACTATAATGAAGATACCTTCCATCACAAATgctcaaaatttaataataaaaggataACGCTTGAAAATATTTACCCAGAAATTTTGACACTAGTTCACACATCTTCTCAGGAAATGAATTGTGAAAGTTCCTCTGAAAGTGTTGTTAAAGTATTTTGTGTAGGACTGATTTTGCTTAAAGATTTTATGGGTTATTTAGAAGAATATGGTTCACATTTAAGGACAGAAGATATTCAGCAAGCAGATGTGAATTATGTAATTCAAGATGTAAATGGCCAGTTAGGCACTGT TTCACGGCAACTTGGTATGGAACAGAGCAAAATAATAGAGATTTTGTCGATATTGCTTTCGTGTAATCGACGTATTGCAGATTTTGTTTGTAGAGATAAACTGTTGAAGTTACCAccaaagcttaaaaaatatgcaattctTATACCTCATCGAAATGGGGCAGTgcagaataatttttattttttaaatttagtgcACGGAATTTTACagaatattggaaaatat AGATTAACAAAACAATGTAGTTGttttatcaaaacaataataaaactactGCAGAATATAACAAATTTGGAAACTGAAATTGATAT gGGTGTCATTGCTagaaataatgatttaaataataaaatttttaaatccataGTATTTTCAAGGCCAGATTTTGATGTAATAGAgcaattatcatttatattaaaaagtgcatCACAGTCTAAAAgcttattaaactttttgtttaataagcATACAGAATATGAATTGCTAAAGACGGGACCAAAAGGCGTTCTTAATTTTAATGAAG gatttccaaaagatccaaccTTAACCCATTCTGACAAACATGTAGCACCTCGGTATCCGCCCCAGGCTCGAACCCATGTCCGATCTCAATAA
- the LOC126734875 gene encoding thioredoxin, mitochondrial, with protein sequence MSLQMLLRTHPRVLNLARTLFTSRSLNKIIDIKGNDEFLSKVMNSEHPVIVNFHAEWCEPCHILTPKMKELIEPMQDIDLAIVDVENHAELVHTFEVKAVPAVIAVRNGLVVDKFIGLVDATMIENLVTKLGQKQ encoded by the exons ATGTCTCTACAAATGCTGCTTAGAACGCACCCTCGAGTTTTAAATTTAGCGAGAACGTTGTTTACTTCTAGGAGCTTAAATAAGATCATTGATATAAAGG gTAACGACGAGTTCCTTTCAAAAGTAATGAACTCGGAGCATCCAGTAATAGTAAATTTTCACGCCGAATGGTGCGAGCCTTGCCATATTCTAACACCAAAAATGAAGGAACTGATTGAGCCAATGCAAGACATAGATTTAGCCATTGTTGATGTAGAGAATCATGCAGAATTAGTACATACGTTTGAGGTTAAGGCTGTGCCAGCAGTTATCGCCGTTAGAAACGGCTTGGTGGTGGACAAGTTTATTGGCCTCGTTGATGCCACCATGATTGAGAATCTTGTGACGAAGTTAGGACAAAAACAGTAA
- the LOC126734872 gene encoding uncharacterized protein LOC126734872 isoform X1, which translates to MSKRFRDKNDHLRNGKKAKLEEEDFWEDELDEDAIDKAFEIATQQEVNIQNDVTYNTFKNPNGFACSTQAHIISTTTKSFSIKELELEVKKLRQENLEKEGEISVLRSKIKQSTNVVHLEQQKTTNEWREKLHATEKEVKAVKSELEFKNLEIVNLKQQLSAKQNMVKKINLETSINNTQQLAAQDLILRENFAGPSGYQKSIENKIKPIQRRKPIIEPIYALKSISPSSFICTPEDCHIIKSHSYRINRRNTIPYLQNQQNYNEDTFHHKCSKFNNKRITLENIYPEILTLVHTSSQEMNCESSSESVVKVFCVGLILLKDFMGYLEEYGSHLRTEDIQQADVNYVIQDVNGQLGTVSRQLGMEQSKIIEILSILLSCNRRIADFVCRDKLLKLPPKLKKYAILIPHRNGAVQNNFYFLNLVHGILQNIGKYRLTKQCSCFIKTIIKLLQNITNLETEIDMGVIARNNDLNNKIFKSIVFSRPDFDVIEQLSFILKSASQSKSLLNFLFNKHTEYELLKTGPKGVLNFNEDVCTFCVLTLLLENYINKSPKVPIQVCSNMLSFIYRTFKISHWIHHEMSQKVCSRGCSCVSQLYKLEIDLVYKEFSEFLREQVYKEDWTTFLKYEFVERVLYQMSFNNLELVEKYVMVFSHFKEIANSLENEGLLTNMQLNSREEPLKISPASFRKDF; encoded by the exons ATGTCCAAGAGATTCCGGGATAAGAATGATCATTTGAGAAATGGTAAAAAGGCAAAGTTGGAGGAGGAGGACTTCTGGGAGGATGAACTCGATGAAGATGCTATTGATAAGGCCTTTGAAATTGCTACtcag CAAGAAGTAAATATACAAAATGATGTCACATACAATACATTCAAAAATCCTAACGGCTTTGCTTGCTCTACCCAAGCACATATAATAAGcacaacaaccaaaagtttttCAATTAAGGAATTGGAGcttgaagtaaaaaaattaaggcaaGAAAATTTGGAGAAAGAAGGAGAGATTTCAGTGCTCAGAAGTAAAATCAAACAAAGCACTAATGTTGTACATTTGGAACAACAGAAAACCACAAATGAATGGAGAGAGAAATTACATGCTACAGAAAAAGAGGTTAAAGCTGTTAAAAGTGAATTAGAATTTAAG AATCTGGAAATCGTTAATTTGAAACAACAGCTAAGTGCAAAACAAAATatggttaagaaaattaatttagagaCCAGCATTAATAATACACAACAGTTGGCAGCACAAGATCTTATTCTAAGGGAAAATTTTGCAgg ACCATCAGGTTATCAGAAATCAattgagaataaaataaaacctattCAAAGGAGAAAACCAATTATAGAACCAA tatatgCTCTCAAGTCAATATCTCCAAGTAGCTTTATATGTACTCCAGAAGATTGCCACATAATAAAAAGCCACTCATACCGAATAAATCGACGAAACACAATTCCTTATTTACAAAACCAACAGAACTATAATGAAGATACCTTCCATCACAAATgctcaaaatttaataataaaaggataACGCTTGAAAATATTTACCCAGAAATTTTGACACTAGTTCACACATCTTCTCAGGAAATGAATTGTGAAAGTTCCTCTGAAAGTGTTGTTAAAGTATTTTGTGTAGGACTGATTTTGCTTAAAGATTTTATGGGTTATTTAGAAGAATATGGTTCACATTTAAGGACAGAAGATATTCAGCAAGCAGATGTGAATTATGTAATTCAAGATGTAAATGGCCAGTTAGGCACTGT TTCACGGCAACTTGGTATGGAACAGAGCAAAATAATAGAGATTTTGTCGATATTGCTTTCGTGTAATCGACGTATTGCAGATTTTGTTTGTAGAGATAAACTGTTGAAGTTACCAccaaagcttaaaaaatatgcaattctTATACCTCATCGAAATGGGGCAGTgcagaataatttttattttttaaatttagtgcACGGAATTTTACagaatattggaaaatat AGATTAACAAAACAATGTAGTTGttttatcaaaacaataataaaactactGCAGAATATAACAAATTTGGAAACTGAAATTGATAT gGGTGTCATTGCTagaaataatgatttaaataataaaatttttaaatccataGTATTTTCAAGGCCAGATTTTGATGTAATAGAgcaattatcatttatattaaaaagtgcatCACAGTCTAAAAgcttattaaactttttgtttaataagcATACAGAATATGAATTGCTAAAGACGGGACCAAAAGGCGTTCTTAATTTTAATGAAG atGTATGTACGTTTTGTGTTTTAACCCTCTTACTAGAAAACTACATAAATAAATCTCCTAAGGTGCCTATACAAGTATGCAGTAATATGTTAAGTTTCATCTATAGGACGTTTAAAATATCACATTGGATACACCACGAAATGAGCCAAAAAGT ATGTTCCCGGGGGTGTTCTTGTGTTTCtcaattatataaattagaaattgACCTAGTGTATAAAGAATTTAGTGAATTTCTAAGGGAACAGGTTTATAAGG aagattGGACCACATTTTTAAAGTATGAATTTGTGGAGAGAGTTTTATACCAGATGAGCTTTAATAACCTGGAATTGGTAGAAAAATATGTCATGGTATTTTCGCATTTCAAGGAAATAGCAAATTCTTTGGAAAATGAAGGTCTGt TGACCAATATGCAGCTGAATAGCCGTGAAGAACCACTGAAAATATCACCCGCCAGTTTCCGAAAAGATTTCTAA